In Quercus robur chromosome 10, dhQueRobu3.1, whole genome shotgun sequence, a genomic segment contains:
- the LOC126703238 gene encoding uncharacterized protein LOC126703238, with protein MQYIRDLDEKAYEYLANIAPAQWTRSHFTHRALTDCLVNNLSESFNAMILKSRDKPILAMLEWIRVRLMTRLYTKREGIQKYAGKLCPSIQDRLEKLKVESKAFSATPAGSFLYEVGSQYERHVVDLVKKTCSCRSWDLNGIPCKHAITAIYTNIETPEDYTHPCYFKETYMEIYKEVLPPMPGQSEWAETGQPAPLAPHIYKPPGRPPKQRKRASDEPRNPYKASRQNRPVRCGKCKKEGHNSRGCKAGITGETPWQRRQRLQREKAAREGVPAPRSAPQPAPQPPSQQPTQTYNMMSATQPSSSQQGNQPRPSHKRAGWFSSSQPEFHTPRETWDTLPSSSQPSHASGSTGGVRTRGQLAAQRPPKMNPVGGKRKE; from the exons ATGCAGTACATAagggatttggatgaaaaggcATATGAGTATCTTGCAAACATTGCACCTGCACAGTGGACAAGGTCACACTTCACTCATAGGGCCTTAACAGATTGTTTGGTAAATAATTTGAGTGAGTCTTTTAATGCAATGATATTGAAGTCTAGGGACAAGCCTATCTTGGCAATGTTGGAGTGGATTAGGGTTAGACTTATGACTAGGCTTTACACAAAAAGGGAAGGGATACAGAAGTATGCTGGAAAGTTGTGTCCAAGCATACAAGATAGGTTGGAGAAATTGAAGGTTGAAAGTAAGGCATTTAGTGCTACCCCAGCTGGTAGTTTCCTTTATGAGGTAGGCAGTCAGTATGAGAGGCATGTAGTTGATTTGGTGAAGAAGACATGTAGCTGTAGGTCTTGGGATTTAAATGGCATTCCCTGCAAACATGCCATAACAGCCATTTATACAAACATTGAGACACCAGAAGACTATACCCACCCATGctacttcaaagaaacttacatgGAGATATACAAGGAGGTACTTCCTCCCATGCCTGGCCAGTCAGAATGGGCTGAGACTGGACAGCCTGCTCCCCTGGCACCTCACATATACAAACCACCAGGCAGACCAcccaagcaaagaaagaggGCTTCTGATGAGCCTAGGAACCCTTACAAAGCAAGTAGACAGAATAGACCTGTAAGATGTGGGAAATGCAAAAAGGAAGGGCATAACTCAAGAGGGTGCAAGGCTGGCATCACTGGGGAGACACCATGGCAGAGGAGACAGAgacttcaaagagaaaaagct GCAAGGGAAGGGGTGCCTGCACCTAGATCTGCACCTCAGCCTGCACCTCAGCCACCATCCCAGCAGCCTACACAGACCTACAACATGATGTCTGCCACTCAGCCTTCATCCTCACAGCAAGGAAATCAACCTAGGCCATCTCACAAGAGAGCAGGATGGTTCTCTTCCTCGCAACCAGAGTTTCACACACCTAGGGAGACCTGGGATACCTTACCAAGTTCTTCACAG cctTCACATGCAAGTGGGAGCACTGGTGGTGTGAGGACTAGAGGACAGCTTGCTGCACAAAGGCCACCAAAAATGAATCCAGTGGGTGGAAAGAGGAAAGAGTAA
- the LOC126704158 gene encoding uncharacterized protein LOC126704158 — translation MDGSDDEQEPEQVEFNAKSDMRNVVLKKEMKFPNAKVFRAALREYAIKKPVDIKFKLNEKTKISVHCKNECGWRCYASQISGELTFQIKTLTDDCTCPKSFKNSQATSAYVAKRFIEDFSKNPNWEVSGVHNHVMQNLSVDLSVNQVYRSKRKAKDLINGDEQLQYGVLRDYAQMITTVDKGSRVILQTEMAEETSQPKFKRMYVRFNAQKVGFLGGCRPFIGLDGCHIKHRFGGQILSATAKDANDNIFPVAMAVVEQETRESWIWFLEIFADDIGRPEELQLVFISDRQKVCKFCFVQLHLNS, via the coding sequence ATGGATGGGTCTGATGATGAGCAGGAACCTGAGCAAGTGGAGTTTAATGCTAAGAGTGACATGAGAAATGTTGTACtgaagaaggagatgaagttCCCTAATGCAAAGGTGTTCAGAGCTGCTTTGAGGGAGTATGCAATCAAAAAACCTGTTGACatcaaattcaagcttaatgagaagaccaagatatcAGTTCACTGCAAGAATGAGTGTGGGTGGAGATGTTATGCATCTCAAATAAGTGGAGAgctaacatttcaaattaagACCTTGACTGATGACTGTACTTGTCCCAAGTCTTTCAAAAACAGCCAAGCAACATCAGCTTATGTTGCTAAGAGGTTCATTgaggattttagcaaaaatccaaattgggaGGTGAGTGGTGTACACAACCATGTGATGCAAAATTTATCTGTTGACCTAAGTGTAAACCAAGTGTATAGGTCAAAGAGAAAGGCAAAGGATTTGATAAATGGAGATGAGCAACTGCAATATGGTGTCCTTAGGGACTATGCACAAATGATAACCACTGTAGACAAGGGGAGTAGGGTTATATTGCAGACAGAAATGGCTGAGGAGACTTCCCAGCCAAAATTTAAAAGGATGTATGTTAGGTTCAATGCTCAGAAGGTAGGATTTTTAGGTGGATGCAGGCCATTTATAGGTTTAGATGGTTGTCACATAAAGCACAGATTTGGTGGGCAAATCTTATCTGCCACTGCCAAGGATGCAAATGACAACATTTTTCCAGTAGCCATGGCTGTTGTGGAACAAGAAACCAGGGAGTcttggatatggtttttggaaatttttgctgatgatatagggaggccagaGGAGCTTCAGTTGGTTTTCATTTCTGATAGGCAAAAGGTatgcaagttttgttttgttcagttACACTTGAATAGTTGA